Proteins from a genomic interval of Sphingobacterium lactis:
- a CDS encoding UbiD family decarboxylase yields the protein MGYKSLRECVVDLEQNGHLVRVKEEVDPYLEMAAIHMRVYDAQGPALLFENIKGSKFPAVSNLFGTLERSKFMFRDSLAHIKKLVDVKMNPMAALKNPFQYAGSSMVALGALPWRKKSGAPILYGQTRISELPQIVNWPMDGGPFVTMPQVYSEDITKPGIMQANLGMYRIQLAGNEYIQDQEVGLHYQLHRGIGIHQTKANELGKPLKVSIFVGGPPSHPLSAVMPLPEGLSEMIFAGALGNRRFRYFYDEEGFCISADADFVITGTVYPNENKPEGPFGDHIGYYSLIHPFPLMKVHKVYHRQDPIWSFTVVGRPPQEDTSFGALIHEITGNAIPQQIGGLHAVHAVDPAGVHPLLFAIGSERYTPYQKVERPQELLTIANQILGTNQLSLAKYLFISAFEDNPKLDIHNIKDFFTHIFERIDLSRDLHFLTNTTIDTLDYTGDGLNAGSKVTFAAVGDKKRELLRELPANFDLPRPFQHAKLALPGIVVIDGKPFTTYEEEAKYLAEWTTAAKDVNWSGIQCIVLADDAGFAAENENNFVWVTFTRSNPAYDIYGIESFTSFKHWGCHGPVIIDARSKPHHAPDLIKDPEVEKRVDQLGAKGGSLHGVI from the coding sequence ATGGGATACAAAAGTTTAAGGGAATGCGTCGTTGACCTGGAGCAAAATGGTCATTTGGTTCGTGTAAAAGAGGAAGTGGATCCATATCTAGAAATGGCAGCAATCCACATGCGTGTCTATGATGCGCAAGGTCCAGCATTGTTATTTGAGAACATCAAGGGATCCAAGTTTCCTGCTGTGTCGAATCTGTTCGGAACGTTGGAAAGATCCAAATTCATGTTCAGGGACAGTCTGGCTCATATCAAGAAATTGGTGGACGTGAAGATGAATCCCATGGCCGCCCTCAAAAATCCCTTTCAGTATGCCGGTTCGTCCATGGTCGCTTTAGGCGCATTGCCCTGGCGTAAGAAGTCTGGAGCACCCATTCTTTACGGACAGACACGTATCAGTGAACTCCCCCAGATTGTCAATTGGCCAATGGATGGTGGTCCATTTGTGACGATGCCACAGGTGTATTCCGAAGACATCACCAAACCAGGAATTATGCAGGCCAACTTGGGCATGTACAGAATCCAATTGGCGGGAAATGAATATATTCAAGACCAGGAAGTCGGGCTTCATTACCAATTGCATCGTGGTATAGGGATTCACCAAACCAAAGCGAACGAACTGGGCAAACCTTTAAAGGTGAGTATTTTTGTTGGTGGCCCGCCATCACATCCGCTATCGGCGGTAATGCCCCTGCCAGAAGGACTCTCCGAGATGATTTTTGCAGGTGCCCTCGGTAACCGTCGATTCCGTTACTTTTACGATGAAGAAGGGTTTTGTATTTCCGCAGATGCCGATTTTGTCATTACGGGAACCGTTTATCCAAATGAAAATAAACCTGAGGGTCCATTTGGCGACCACATCGGTTATTACTCCTTGATCCATCCTTTCCCATTGATGAAGGTGCATAAAGTTTATCATCGGCAGGACCCGATCTGGTCGTTTACGGTGGTGGGTAGACCGCCACAGGAAGATACGAGCTTTGGTGCCCTGATCCATGAAATTACTGGCAATGCCATTCCGCAGCAGATCGGCGGCCTCCACGCAGTGCATGCCGTGGATCCTGCAGGCGTACACCCGTTGTTGTTTGCCATAGGTAGCGAGCGATATACGCCTTACCAAAAAGTGGAAAGGCCACAGGAGCTATTGACCATTGCGAATCAAATCTTGGGGACAAACCAATTGAGTCTGGCTAAATACCTGTTCATCTCTGCTTTCGAGGACAATCCAAAACTGGATATCCATAATATCAAAGATTTCTTTACCCATATCTTTGAACGGATCGACCTAAGCCGTGACCTGCACTTCCTGACCAATACGACCATCGATACTCTGGATTATACCGGCGACGGGTTGAATGCAGGATCCAAGGTAACCTTTGCCGCTGTAGGTGATAAGAAAAGGGAACTCCTGCGTGAACTCCCTGCCAATTTCGATCTTCCGCGGCCATTCCAGCATGCAAAATTAGCGCTGCCAGGTATCGTGGTGATCGATGGAAAACCATTCACGACCTACGAAGAAGAAGCTAAATATTTGGCAGAATGGACCACTGCCGCTAAGGATGTAAACTGGTCCGGAATCCAATGTATTGTCCTTGCGGACGATGCTGGATTTGCAGCGGAGAATGAAAATAATTTTGTGTGGGTGACTTTTACGAGATCCAACCCCGCATATGATATCTACGGTATCGAGAGCTTCACGAGCTTTAAACATTGGGGTTGCCACGGTCCAGTCATCATCGATGCACGGAGCAAGCCGCACCATGCCCCTGATCTGATCAAAGATCCCGAGGTGGAAAAAAGAGTTGACCAACTCGGCGCCAAAGGCGGATCACTGCATGGGGTGATATAG
- a CDS encoding RICIN domain-containing protein: protein MYATIAGYNYPNPTIEPSTLSEDNTSATLVNGGIYKITSLINNSSVIDVNSSTPNNGTAVTLWTSNIGNNQKWLARKNLDGTFVLKSMADTTKVLDVPNSATSLGTEVKVWSYGATNNQKWKVESKGNNVFSLAPAHAPSLRLDVNNGVATNGTSLIIWSTTGNNNQNFRFDKLN, encoded by the coding sequence GTGTATGCCACCATTGCTGGCTATAACTATCCGAACCCTACCATTGAGCCAAGTACTTTAAGCGAAGACAATACGTCAGCAACTTTAGTGAACGGAGGAATTTACAAGATAACTTCATTGATCAACAACTCCAGTGTCATTGATGTAAACAGCAGCACCCCAAATAACGGTACTGCCGTTACCCTTTGGACATCCAATATCGGAAATAACCAAAAATGGTTGGCTAGGAAAAACTTGGATGGAACATTTGTCCTAAAATCGATGGCAGATACAACGAAGGTACTAGACGTACCTAACTCGGCAACATCATTGGGTACGGAGGTAAAAGTATGGTCGTATGGTGCAACGAACAATCAGAAATGGAAGGTCGAATCCAAAGGGAACAATGTATTCAGCCTAGCTCCAGCCCATGCACCATCTCTACGATTGGATGTAAACAATGGAGTCGCAACTAATGGTACTTCTTTGATAATCTGGAGCACTACAGGAAATAACAACCAGAATTTCAGGTTTGATAAACTGAATTAG
- the asnB gene encoding asparagine synthase B, which translates to MCGIVGAFEIKQSLSEIRPQVLEMSKRIRHRGPDWSGIYSSEKAVLAHERLAIVDPKSGSQPLYSPDGQVVLAVNGEIYNHQELRNSLPNYQFSTQSDSEVVLALYLEKGPAFVEELNGIFGFALYDTREDTFLIARDHMGIIPLYYGKDEWGQLFVASEMKSLEGYCTEIAQFPPGHYLYSKNGLTPQRWYTRDWEQYETVSSNETSIEDLRQGLEDAVKRQLMSDVPYGVLLSGGLDSSVIAAITKKFAARRVESNDQEEAWYPQLHSFAVGLEGSPDLIAAKKAADHIGTIHHEVNFTIQEGLDAIRDVIYHLETYDVTTVRASTPMYLLARVIKSMGIKMVLSGEGSDELFGGYLYFHKAPNAQEFHEETVRKLKKLYLYDCLRANKSLAAWGVEGRVPFLDKEFMDVAMRINPKEKMIRDGRMEKWVVRKAFEDYLPESIAWRQKEQFSDGVGYSWIDTLKEQAETKVTDTEFETAASRFPINTPKNKEEYLYRSIFEEHFPSDAAALTVPSVKSVACSTPEALAWDVSFQNLNDPSGRAVAHVHNESYEKKTPVV; encoded by the coding sequence ATGTGCGGAATTGTAGGAGCATTTGAAATTAAGCAGTCTCTTTCGGAGATACGACCTCAGGTTTTGGAAATGTCGAAACGTATTCGTCATCGTGGACCGGATTGGTCGGGGATATACAGTTCGGAAAAAGCTGTATTGGCCCATGAGCGTCTGGCGATTGTGGACCCAAAATCTGGAAGCCAACCCCTGTATAGTCCGGATGGGCAAGTGGTGTTGGCTGTAAATGGTGAAATCTATAACCATCAAGAACTGCGAAATTCATTGCCAAACTATCAATTTTCAACACAGTCTGATTCAGAGGTTGTCCTTGCTCTATATTTGGAAAAGGGACCTGCATTTGTGGAAGAACTCAACGGTATTTTCGGCTTTGCATTGTATGATACACGCGAGGATACTTTCCTGATCGCACGAGACCATATGGGCATTATCCCTTTGTATTATGGAAAAGATGAATGGGGACAGTTGTTTGTTGCATCGGAAATGAAATCCCTCGAGGGATACTGTACTGAGATTGCGCAATTTCCTCCCGGACATTACCTGTATAGTAAAAATGGCCTAACGCCACAGCGATGGTACACTCGAGATTGGGAACAGTATGAAACGGTATCGAGTAACGAAACCAGTATTGAGGACCTGCGTCAGGGCTTGGAAGATGCGGTTAAACGACAATTAATGTCGGATGTCCCTTACGGTGTTTTGCTTTCTGGAGGGTTGGACTCATCGGTTATCGCTGCGATTACGAAGAAATTTGCTGCAAGACGCGTTGAATCCAATGATCAGGAAGAGGCATGGTATCCACAATTGCACTCCTTCGCAGTTGGATTGGAAGGATCACCGGACTTGATCGCTGCGAAAAAAGCAGCGGATCACATCGGAACCATTCATCACGAAGTGAACTTCACCATTCAAGAGGGATTGGATGCGATCCGGGATGTAATCTATCACTTGGAGACCTATGATGTCACCACAGTTCGCGCTTCTACTCCGATGTACCTTTTGGCAAGAGTCATCAAGTCCATGGGGATTAAGATGGTCCTTTCCGGGGAAGGCTCGGATGAACTGTTCGGCGGATACCTGTATTTCCATAAAGCACCAAATGCACAGGAGTTCCATGAAGAAACGGTACGTAAATTAAAGAAACTCTACCTGTATGATTGTCTTCGTGCGAACAAGTCGCTTGCGGCTTGGGGTGTTGAAGGGCGTGTGCCTTTCTTGGATAAGGAATTTATGGATGTGGCCATGCGGATTAACCCCAAGGAGAAAATGATCCGCGATGGACGGATGGAAAAATGGGTGGTAAGAAAGGCTTTTGAAGATTACCTGCCAGAATCCATTGCTTGGAGACAGAAGGAGCAATTTTCCGATGGTGTGGGCTATTCTTGGATCGACACCCTAAAAGAACAGGCCGAGACGAAAGTAACGGATACGGAATTTGAAACGGCTGCCTCACGGTTTCCGATCAATACACCAAAGAATAAAGAAGAATACCTGTACCGCAGTATTTTTGAAGAGCATTTCCCTAGCGATGCCGCAGCACTGACCGTACCATCTGTAAAGTCCGTTGCCTGCAGCACTCCGGAAGCACTCGCTTGGGATGTCTCATTCCAGAACCTGAACGATCCATCGGGAAGAGCGGTTGCCCACGTGCATAACGAAAGCTATGAAAAGAAAACACCGGTCGTTTAA
- a CDS encoding lysoplasmalogenase — MKKQVIADIVFWLIAALHLYSIYAHKIDLQTWTKPLICPSLLLLLFFETGLKGKFNKLIGLGLVFGWMGDVFLMLQDAFVLGLAAFLIGHVLYIYAFLLQTKPQNLTRHKGYLLPTGLLATYGFYFFGVLKPSLGILEIPVILYIVAISAMVIFAFTRRTQTNLASFLATFLGAILFVVSDSFLAINKFVAYMPNASLLIMSTYILAQYGITLGAILHAKRKNKQLPAH; from the coding sequence ATGAAAAAGCAGGTCATTGCAGATATTGTCTTTTGGCTGATCGCTGCGCTGCATTTGTATAGCATCTATGCCCATAAAATAGATCTGCAGACCTGGACAAAACCGTTGATCTGTCCATCACTCTTATTGTTGCTCTTTTTTGAGACCGGCCTTAAGGGGAAATTCAATAAACTCATTGGGTTGGGATTGGTTTTCGGGTGGATGGGCGATGTGTTCCTGATGTTACAGGATGCTTTTGTTTTGGGCCTAGCGGCTTTCCTTATCGGTCACGTGCTGTACATTTACGCATTCCTCCTGCAGACAAAACCGCAGAATCTAACCAGGCATAAAGGCTATCTGCTACCAACGGGCTTGTTGGCAACCTACGGTTTCTATTTCTTTGGGGTACTCAAACCCAGTTTAGGGATATTGGAAATTCCCGTCATCCTGTATATTGTTGCCATTTCGGCTATGGTCATTTTTGCATTCACCCGAAGGACACAGACCAACCTAGCAAGCTTTCTGGCCACTTTCTTGGGAGCAATTTTATTTGTCGTGTCGGACTCATTTTTAGCCATCAATAAATTTGTTGCCTATATGCCCAATGCATCCCTATTGATCATGAGCACGTATATCTTGGCGCAATACGGGATTACCCTGGGTGCAATTCTGCATGCAAAGAGAAAAAACAAACAGCTGCCTGCTCATTAA
- a CDS encoding amino acid permease yields MQDKNEKELKRGLSNRHIQLIALGGAIGTGLFLGVGKAAILAGPSVILGYAIAGLVAFFIMRQLGEMVVEEPISGSFSSFANKYWGPFAGFASGWNYWLLYILVSMAELTAIGKYVQFWWPEIPLWVSTLFFFVVINAINLASVKVYGETEFWFSIIKVVAIIAMILFGTYLLISGNGGERATVENLYNDGGFFPHGWFSGDAETGYSGLLAALVIIMFSFGGLELVGITAAEAENPEKNIPKATNQVLWRILVFYVGALFILFSLMPWRSITADTSPFVEVFATLKGFQFDLFGKTFYFTTIIANALNVIVLTAALSVYNSCVYSNSRMLYGLSEQGNAPAFLKKLNKNHSPVNAILVSAGIVAVTVLINKVIPEEALNILMSLVVSALIINWIMISLTHIFFRNQKNKQGIKTKFPTLFYPISNYFSLLFLLGVLAMMWYTDLKISVELIPVWLLLLWLSYVLIKRNRARKQNAA; encoded by the coding sequence GTGCAAGATAAAAACGAGAAAGAACTTAAACGGGGATTAAGCAATAGGCATATCCAATTGATCGCCTTGGGTGGCGCCATTGGTACGGGTCTGTTCCTGGGGGTCGGCAAAGCGGCCATCCTTGCAGGTCCGTCCGTGATATTGGGCTACGCGATTGCAGGGCTTGTCGCCTTCTTCATTATGCGCCAATTGGGCGAGATGGTTGTTGAAGAACCTATTTCAGGAAGCTTCAGCTCGTTTGCCAATAAATACTGGGGACCATTTGCCGGTTTTGCATCGGGTTGGAATTACTGGTTGCTCTACATCTTGGTCAGTATGGCCGAACTGACAGCCATTGGTAAATATGTGCAGTTCTGGTGGCCGGAGATACCGCTATGGGTATCAACCTTGTTCTTCTTCGTGGTCATCAATGCCATCAACCTCGCTTCGGTCAAGGTCTATGGGGAAACGGAGTTCTGGTTCTCCATTATCAAGGTCGTCGCCATTATTGCGATGATCCTATTCGGAACCTATCTATTGATTTCGGGAAATGGAGGTGAGCGAGCAACCGTCGAAAACCTCTATAACGATGGCGGGTTCTTTCCGCATGGCTGGTTCAGTGGCGATGCAGAAACAGGCTATTCCGGTTTGCTCGCCGCCTTGGTCATTATCATGTTCTCGTTCGGCGGCCTGGAGCTAGTCGGCATCACGGCAGCAGAAGCAGAAAACCCAGAGAAAAACATCCCCAAAGCGACAAATCAGGTCTTGTGGCGTATCCTGGTCTTCTACGTTGGAGCCTTATTCATCCTATTCTCGTTGATGCCTTGGCGTTCCATTACTGCCGATACCAGTCCCTTTGTGGAGGTATTTGCGACACTCAAGGGATTCCAATTTGACCTATTCGGGAAGACCTTCTATTTCACAACCATCATTGCCAATGCCTTAAACGTCATTGTCCTTACTGCGGCATTATCCGTATACAATTCCTGTGTATACTCCAATTCAAGAATGCTATATGGCCTCTCCGAACAGGGAAATGCACCAGCATTCCTCAAGAAATTGAACAAGAACCACTCCCCTGTCAATGCCATTCTGGTTTCCGCGGGAATTGTGGCCGTAACTGTTTTGATCAACAAAGTTATACCTGAGGAAGCTTTAAATATCCTGATGTCCCTTGTGGTTTCCGCATTGATCATCAATTGGATCATGATTTCCCTAACGCATATTTTCTTCAGAAATCAAAAGAACAAACAGGGAATCAAAACCAAATTCCCTACCCTATTCTATCCAATCAGTAACTACTTCAGCCTGCTATTCCTTTTGGGTGTCTTGGCCATGATGTGGTATACGGACCTTAAGATCTCCGTGGAATTGATACCGGTTTGGCTGTTGCTGTTATGGCTGAGCTATGTGCTGATCAAAAGGAATAGAGCGCGGAAACAAAATGCGGCATAA
- a CDS encoding DUF1963 domain-containing protein produces the protein MLLNYLRRRYAGKRDTRTQDTDCKGLADKWTLLLQIDSNEENEMMWADCGRYISGFKKRIYGTENSKTLG, from the coding sequence ATGCTTCTGAACTACCTGCGACGCCGATACGCAGGGAAAAGGGATACAAGAACTCAAGACACAGACTGCAAGGGATTGGCAGATAAATGGACCCTATTATTACAGATTGATAGCAACGAAGAAAATGAAATGATGTGGGCAGATTGCGGCCGTTATATTTCTGGATTCAAAAAGAGGATTTACGGCACAGAAAATTCGAAAACGCTCGGCTGA
- a CDS encoding sigma-70 family RNA polymerase sigma factor — protein MHGDDAGFRHIFDAYYPKLSLVALNLLKNKEDGEEMVMDVFYKVWKKRYALEHVENFETYLIQSLRNHIIDRKRKKVLLMQELEAIPLETLGSTEQTEGEFKELLEIYEQALSKLTGKQKEIYLMSRELGMSQKQIAASLSISQHTVNNHISTSSKILKNEMGEYYKALSILCIFLPYLK, from the coding sequence TTGCATGGTGATGATGCGGGATTTCGACATATTTTTGATGCATATTACCCAAAGCTTTCGCTAGTTGCCCTGAATCTATTAAAGAATAAAGAGGATGGAGAGGAGATGGTCATGGATGTGTTCTATAAAGTCTGGAAAAAAAGATACGCCCTGGAACATGTGGAAAATTTTGAGACATACCTTATTCAATCGCTTCGAAATCACATAATTGATCGAAAAAGAAAGAAGGTATTGTTGATGCAAGAATTGGAAGCAATACCTTTGGAAACATTAGGTTCTACTGAACAAACAGAAGGAGAATTTAAAGAATTATTGGAGATCTATGAACAAGCCCTTTCCAAATTGACGGGAAAACAGAAAGAAATTTATCTGATGAGCCGCGAACTGGGTATGTCACAAAAACAAATTGCAGCGTCATTGTCCATCTCCCAACATACGGTCAATAATCACATCAGCACCTCTTCCAAAATCCTCAAAAATGAAATGGGAGAATATTATAAAGCTCTTTCCATACTTTGCATTTTCCTTCCTTACCTTAAATAA
- a CDS encoding FecR family protein, protein MQIAIPNRDMLVNYFLGTLGKEEEEVIDAFLALHIELEYVDSCLVEAMDKMEITTFPNAFQKERVWNMLLQKMESHELPKRKLRQSWFRVLTGVAAAVILVAFSIICYTRMQSRDAVEADLKTIVGAPAGNKANLKLADGRAISLSDASAGNMIEHSGIRVLKNASGEMEIKIAEGKQTSQNAFHRISTPRGGRFKVVLPDGSLAWLNAESAIRFPENFMANQRRVNVSGEIYFEIAKVKNENQEAIPFVVESGRQEIRVLGTHFNVQAYPENQEIETTLIEGRVQVLSKTSGKSVILIPGQQAKVGQNIQVKEVINEEVLAWKNGDFFFQDDELQQVLTDISRWYDVDFECPERLKKIKISGIVSREKSLDSILKRLSSLGKAHLELKGRRIIVKE, encoded by the coding sequence ATGCAAATAGCTATTCCTAATCGTGACATGTTAGTCAACTATTTTTTAGGAACACTTGGTAAAGAAGAAGAGGAGGTAATCGATGCTTTTTTGGCCTTACACATCGAGCTGGAGTATGTGGATTCCTGCTTAGTTGAGGCTATGGATAAAATGGAAATAACAACTTTTCCAAATGCTTTTCAAAAGGAACGTGTATGGAACATGTTATTGCAAAAAATGGAATCTCATGAATTACCGAAAAGGAAGTTGAGACAATCCTGGTTTAGAGTTCTAACGGGCGTCGCAGCAGCTGTAATACTTGTTGCATTCTCGATTATCTGTTACACGCGCATGCAATCGAGAGATGCAGTTGAAGCAGATTTAAAAACCATTGTTGGTGCGCCTGCAGGGAATAAAGCTAATTTGAAATTGGCAGATGGCAGAGCAATTTCGTTATCCGATGCTTCAGCGGGTAATATGATCGAACACTCTGGAATTCGGGTTCTAAAGAATGCCTCAGGTGAAATGGAGATAAAAATTGCTGAAGGAAAGCAGACATCCCAGAATGCCTTCCATAGGATCAGTACTCCTCGCGGCGGACGGTTTAAAGTTGTTCTGCCAGATGGTAGCCTTGCATGGCTGAATGCAGAGTCAGCTATTCGATTCCCAGAAAATTTTATGGCTAATCAACGTAGAGTAAATGTTTCAGGAGAGATTTATTTTGAAATCGCTAAGGTCAAAAATGAAAATCAGGAAGCTATCCCTTTTGTTGTGGAAAGTGGTCGACAGGAAATCCGCGTCCTTGGTACACACTTCAATGTTCAAGCATACCCAGAGAATCAGGAAATAGAAACAACGTTGATCGAAGGTCGAGTACAGGTGCTTTCCAAAACATCCGGTAAATCGGTCATCCTTATACCTGGTCAACAGGCTAAAGTCGGACAAAACATTCAAGTGAAAGAAGTAATCAATGAAGAAGTCCTTGCATGGAAAAATGGGGATTTTTTCTTTCAGGATGATGAACTCCAACAGGTTCTGACAGACATCTCACGCTGGTATGATGTTGACTTCGAATGCCCTGAACGATTGAAAAAAATAAAAATTTCGGGAATTGTCTCTCGGGAGAAATCACTGGACTCCATTTTAAAACGACTTTCCTCATTGGGGAAAGCCCACTTGGAGCTAAAAGGAAGGAGGATTATAGTGAAAGAATAG